From Bordetella flabilis, the proteins below share one genomic window:
- the rpsK gene encoding 30S ribosomal protein S11, whose protein sequence is MAKASTSGASRVRKKVKKNVSDGIAHVHASFNNTIITITDRQGNALSWATSGGAGFKGSRKSTPFAAQVAAETAGRVALEYGIKTLEVRIKGPGPGRESSVRALNALGIKISSIADITPVPHNGCRPPKRRRI, encoded by the coding sequence ATGGCGAAAGCTTCCACCAGCGGCGCCTCACGCGTGCGCAAAAAGGTAAAGAAGAACGTTTCGGACGGCATCGCGCACGTCCACGCGTCCTTCAACAACACCATCATCACCATTACCGATCGCCAGGGCAACGCCTTGTCCTGGGCGACCTCGGGTGGTGCGGGCTTCAAGGGTTCGCGCAAGTCGACTCCGTTCGCGGCTCAGGTTGCCGCCGAAACGGCCGGCCGCGTCGCGCTGGAATACGGCATCAAGACCCTGGAAGTGCGCATCAAGGGACCCGGCCCCGGCCGTGAGTCGTCGGTGCGTGCGTTGAATGCGTTGGGCATCAAGATTTCGAGCATTGCCGATATCACGCCCGTTCCGCACAACGGCTGCCGTCCGCCCAAGCGTCGTCGTATTTAA
- the rpsM gene encoding 30S ribosomal protein S13: protein MARIAGINIPPHQHAEIGLTAIFGIGRTRARKICEAANVPLSKKVKDLTDAELERIREHVGVFTVEGDLRREVQLSIKRLIDLGTYRGMRHKRGLPVRGQRTRTNARTRKGPRRAAASLKK from the coding sequence ATGGCCCGTATTGCTGGCATTAATATCCCGCCGCATCAGCACGCCGAGATCGGCCTGACCGCCATTTTTGGTATCGGTCGTACGCGCGCCCGCAAGATTTGCGAAGCTGCTAATGTGCCGCTGTCCAAAAAGGTCAAGGATCTCACCGACGCCGAGCTGGAGCGTATCCGCGAACACGTCGGTGTGTTCACCGTCGAAGGTGATCTGCGTCGCGAGGTTCAACTGTCGATCAAGCGCTTGATCGACCTGGGAACCTATCGTGGCATGCGTCATAAGCGCGGTTTGCCCGTGCGCGGCCAGCGCACCCGCACCAACGCCCGTACCCGCAAGGGTCCGCGTCGTGCTGCGGCGTCCCTGAAGAAATAA
- the rpmJ gene encoding 50S ribosomal protein L36, with the protein MKVLASVKRICRNCKIIKRHGVVRVICTDPRHKQRQG; encoded by the coding sequence ATGAAAGTATTGGCATCGGTTAAGCGGATCTGCCGCAACTGCAAAATCATCAAACGCCACGGCGTGGTGCGGGTCATCTGCACCGACCCGCGGCACAAGCAGCGTCAGGGCTGA
- the infA gene encoding translation initiation factor IF-1: MSKDDVIQMQGEVVENLPNATFRVKLENGHMVLGHISGKMRMHYIRILPGDKVTVELTPYDLSRARIVFRAK; encoded by the coding sequence ATGTCAAAGGACGACGTCATACAGATGCAAGGCGAGGTTGTGGAGAACCTGCCCAACGCGACGTTTCGCGTCAAGCTCGAAAATGGCCACATGGTTCTTGGCCATATATCCGGCAAGATGCGCATGCATTACATCCGGATCCTGCCGGGCGACAAGGTCACAGTGGAGCTCACGCCCTATGATCTGTCGCGAGCCAGGATCGTCTTCCGCGCGAAGTAA
- the secY gene encoding preprotein translocase subunit SecY produces MANAQALGKTGTRYGDLKRRFVFLVLALVVYRLGTHIPVPGINPDALADLFQQNQGGILGLFNMFSGGALSRFSIFALGIMPYISASIIMQLMSVVVPSLEALKKEGEAGRRKITQYTRYGTVVLALVQAVGISVALESQPGLVTDPGMLFRFTTVVTLLTGTMFIMWLGEQITERGLGNGISILIFAGIVAGLPSALAGLLDLVRTNSMSVLSALFIVALVVVVTAFVVFVERGQRKITVNYAKRQVGNKVYGGQSSHLPLKLNMAGVIPPIFASSIILFPATITSWFSSSEHMRWLGDLAAALSPRQPLYITLYSAAIIFFCFFYTALVFNSRETADNLKKSGAFVPGIRPGEQTARYIDKILMRLTLAGALYITLVCLFPEFLVMRWNVPFYFGGTSLLIIVVVTMDFMAQVQAYMMSHQYDSLLKKANFKGSNSNLPMR; encoded by the coding sequence TTGGCTAACGCACAGGCACTGGGCAAGACCGGCACGCGATACGGCGATCTGAAGCGCCGTTTCGTGTTCCTCGTGCTCGCCCTGGTGGTGTACCGCCTGGGCACCCATATTCCCGTTCCGGGCATCAATCCGGACGCGCTTGCTGATCTGTTCCAACAGAATCAGGGCGGGATCCTGGGCCTGTTCAACATGTTCTCGGGCGGAGCGCTGTCGCGTTTCTCCATCTTCGCCCTCGGGATCATGCCGTACATCTCGGCATCCATCATCATGCAGCTGATGTCGGTGGTCGTTCCATCGCTCGAAGCGCTGAAGAAGGAAGGCGAGGCCGGCCGCCGCAAGATCACGCAGTACACGCGCTACGGCACGGTCGTGCTGGCGCTGGTGCAGGCGGTGGGTATTTCGGTGGCGCTGGAATCGCAGCCGGGCCTGGTGACGGACCCCGGCATGTTGTTCCGTTTCACCACGGTCGTGACGCTGTTGACCGGCACCATGTTCATCATGTGGCTGGGCGAGCAGATCACCGAACGGGGATTGGGCAATGGTATTTCCATCCTGATCTTCGCCGGTATCGTGGCGGGGCTGCCCTCGGCGTTGGCGGGCTTGCTGGACCTGGTGCGGACGAACTCGATGTCGGTGCTGTCGGCCCTGTTCATCGTGGCCCTGGTGGTGGTGGTGACGGCGTTCGTCGTGTTTGTCGAGCGCGGTCAGCGCAAGATCACGGTGAACTACGCCAAGCGCCAGGTGGGGAACAAGGTCTACGGCGGCCAGAGCTCGCATCTGCCGCTCAAGCTGAACATGGCCGGCGTGATTCCGCCCATCTTCGCTTCGTCGATCATCCTGTTCCCGGCGACGATCACCAGCTGGTTCTCCAGCAGCGAGCACATGCGCTGGCTGGGTGACCTGGCCGCGGCGCTGTCGCCGCGCCAGCCGCTGTACATCACCTTGTATTCGGCCGCGATCATTTTCTTCTGCTTTTTCTATACGGCCCTGGTGTTCAACAGCCGCGAAACTGCAGACAACCTGAAGAAGAGCGGTGCCTTCGTTCCAGGCATCCGCCCCGGCGAGCAGACCGCACGCTATATCGACAAGATATTGATGCGCCTGACGCTGGCGGGAGCGTTGTACATCACGCTGGTGTGCCTGTTCCCCGAGTTTCTGGTCATGCGTTGGAACGTGCCGTTCTATTTCGGCGGTACGTCGCTGTTGATTATTGTCGTGGTGACAATGGACTTCATGGCTCAGGTCCAGGCCTACATGATGTCCCACCAGTACGATTCACTGCTCAAGAAGGCGAACTTCAAGGGCTCGAACTCGAACCTGCCGATGCGTTAG
- the rplO gene encoding 50S ribosomal protein L15 translates to MSDIQLNSLKPAEGAKHAKRRVGRGIGSGLGKTAGRGHKGQKSRSGGFHKVGFEGGQMPLQRRLPKRGFTPLGQHLYAEVRLSDLQKVPVDEIDVQVLKQAGVVGQQVRYAKVIKSGELSRKVVLKGITATAGARAAIEAAGGSLA, encoded by the coding sequence ATGTCGGATATTCAACTCAACTCGCTGAAGCCCGCCGAAGGCGCCAAGCATGCCAAGCGCCGTGTCGGCCGCGGCATCGGCTCGGGCCTGGGCAAGACCGCCGGTCGCGGTCACAAGGGCCAGAAATCGCGTTCGGGCGGCTTCCACAAGGTCGGTTTCGAAGGCGGTCAGATGCCGCTGCAGCGTCGCCTGCCCAAGCGTGGGTTCACCCCGCTCGGCCAGCACCTGTATGCGGAAGTCCGCCTGTCCGACCTGCAGAAGGTCCCGGTCGACGAAATCGACGTGCAAGTGCTCAAGCAGGCCGGCGTGGTCGGCCAGCAGGTTCGTTACGCCAAGGTCATCAAGTCTGGTGAACTGTCGCGCAAGGTGGTGCTCAAAGGCATTACCGCGACGGCGGGCGCTCGCGCCGCCATCGAAGCCGCGGGCGGCTCGCTCGCTTGA
- the rpmD gene encoding 50S ribosomal protein L30 has protein sequence MAQKQIKVTLVRSVIGTKQSHRDTVRGLGLRRINSTSILQDTPEVRGMIRKVDYLVTVTEV, from the coding sequence ATGGCTCAGAAGCAGATCAAAGTCACCCTGGTGCGCTCGGTCATTGGTACCAAGCAATCCCACCGCGACACCGTGCGCGGCCTGGGCCTGCGTCGTATCAACAGCACGAGCATCCTGCAGGATACGCCCGAGGTGCGCGGCATGATCCGTAAAGTGGATTATCTCGTCACCGTCACGGAAGTCTAA
- the rpsE gene encoding 30S ribosomal protein S5, which translates to MAKPQGKGAVEKENDDGLREKMIAVNRVSKVVKGGRTMSFAALTVVGDGDGRIGMGKGKAREVPVSVQKAMEQARRGLFKVALKNGTLYHTVVGKHGASTVMISPAPEGTGVIAGGPMRAIFEVMGVRNVVAKSLGSSNPYNMVRATLNGLRASMTPSEVAAKRGKTVEEILG; encoded by the coding sequence ATGGCTAAACCACAAGGCAAAGGCGCCGTGGAAAAAGAGAACGACGACGGCCTGCGCGAAAAAATGATCGCGGTAAACCGCGTCAGCAAGGTGGTAAAGGGTGGTCGCACCATGAGCTTTGCCGCCTTGACCGTGGTCGGTGACGGCGATGGCCGTATCGGCATGGGCAAGGGCAAGGCGCGTGAAGTGCCGGTGTCGGTGCAGAAGGCGATGGAACAGGCCCGCCGCGGCCTGTTCAAGGTTGCCCTGAAGAACGGCACGCTGTATCACACCGTGGTGGGCAAGCATGGCGCCTCCACCGTGATGATCTCGCCCGCTCCTGAAGGTACCGGCGTGATCGCTGGCGGCCCGATGCGCGCCATTTTCGAGGTGATGGGCGTTCGCAACGTGGTTGCGAAGAGCCTGGGCTCGAGCAATCCGTACAACATGGTTCGCGCCACGCTGAACGGCCTGCGCGCCTCCATGACCCCGTCGGAAGTTGCCGCCAAGCGTGGCAAGACCGTCGAAGAGATCTTGGGGTAA
- the rplR gene encoding 50S ribosomal protein L18 produces MDKKTSRLRRAVPTRRKINELRVHRLSVFRSNLHIYANIISPEGDRVLVSASTVEPEVRTQLAGQSGGNKAAAEIVGKRVAEKAKAAGIELVAFDRSGFRYHGRVKALADAAREAGLKF; encoded by the coding sequence ATGGACAAGAAAACATCCCGTTTGCGTCGTGCGGTTCCCACCCGCCGGAAGATCAACGAACTGCGCGTTCATCGCCTGTCGGTCTTCCGCTCGAACCTGCACATCTACGCGAACATCATTTCGCCGGAAGGCGATCGCGTGCTGGTCAGCGCTTCCACCGTCGAGCCCGAAGTGCGTACGCAGCTGGCCGGCCAATCGGGCGGCAACAAAGCTGCCGCGGAAATCGTCGGCAAGCGCGTGGCTGAAAAGGCCAAGGCCGCCGGTATCGAACTGGTCGCCTTCGATCGCTCGGGCTTCCGTTACCATGGCCGCGTGAAGGCGCTGGCCGATGCCGCGCGTGAAGCCGGCCTCAAGTTCTAA
- the rplF gene encoding 50S ribosomal protein L6, whose translation MSRIAKYPVEVPKNVEVTLAEDQITVKGPLGTLSQALTGDVTVKLDEGKLTFVAANESRHANAMSGTVRALVANMVTGVSKGFERKLNLVGVGYRAQVQGDVVNLQLGFSHDLKHKLRPGIKAECPTQTEIIIRGASKQVVGQEAAEIRAYRKPEPYKGKGVRYADERVVIKETKKK comes from the coding sequence ATGTCACGTATTGCCAAATACCCGGTCGAAGTGCCGAAGAATGTCGAAGTGACCCTGGCCGAAGACCAGATCACCGTGAAGGGCCCGCTCGGTACGCTGAGCCAGGCGCTGACGGGCGACGTCACGGTCAAGCTCGACGAAGGCAAACTCACGTTTGTCGCCGCGAACGAAAGCCGTCATGCGAACGCCATGTCGGGCACCGTGCGCGCGCTGGTCGCCAACATGGTGACGGGCGTCAGCAAGGGTTTCGAACGCAAGCTGAACCTGGTGGGCGTGGGTTACCGCGCCCAGGTGCAAGGCGACGTCGTCAACCTTCAACTTGGTTTCTCCCACGACCTTAAGCACAAGCTGCGCCCCGGGATCAAGGCGGAATGCCCGACCCAGACGGAAATCATCATCCGTGGCGCCAGCAAGCAGGTTGTTGGTCAAGAGGCGGCCGAAATCCGCGCCTACCGCAAACCCGAACCCTACAAGGGCAAGGGCGTGCGCTATGCGGACGAACGCGTCGTCATCAAAGAAACCAAGAAGAAGTAA
- the rpsH gene encoding 30S ribosomal protein S8: MSMSDPIADMLTRIRNAQQVDKVTVTMPSSKLKAAIASVLKDEGYIDGFEIKGSQAKPELEISLKYYAGRPVIERIERVSRPGLRIYKGRTSIPEVMNGLGVAIVSTSRGVMTDRKARATGVGGEVLCYVA; encoded by the coding sequence ATGAGCATGAGCGATCCGATCGCCGATATGCTGACCCGCATCCGGAATGCGCAGCAAGTTGACAAAGTCACGGTGACCATGCCGTCCTCGAAGCTGAAGGCGGCCATTGCCTCCGTGCTGAAGGACGAGGGCTACATCGATGGCTTCGAGATCAAGGGCAGCCAGGCCAAGCCTGAGCTCGAGATCTCCCTGAAGTACTACGCGGGCCGTCCGGTCATCGAGCGCATCGAACGCGTCTCGCGCCCCGGTCTGCGGATCTACAAGGGCCGTACCAGCATCCCCGAGGTCATGAATGGCCTGGGCGTGGCCATCGTGTCGACTTCGCGCGGCGTGATGACCGACCGCAAGGCTCGCGCCACCGGCGTGGGCGGCGAAGTCCTGTGCTACGTGGCCTAA
- the rpsN gene encoding 30S ribosomal protein S14 has protein sequence MAKLSLINRDIKRAKLADKYAAKRVALKAIIDDQSKTDEERYQARLKLQQLPRNANPTRQRNRCAVTGRARGVFSKFGLTRHKLREMAMKGEIPGITKASW, from the coding sequence GTGGCCAAACTCTCACTCATCAATCGCGACATCAAGCGCGCCAAGCTGGCTGACAAATATGCTGCGAAGCGCGTCGCACTGAAGGCGATCATCGACGATCAGTCGAAGACCGACGAAGAACGTTACCAAGCTCGGCTCAAGCTGCAACAGCTGCCGCGCAACGCCAATCCCACCCGCCAGCGCAATCGCTGCGCGGTCACGGGACGTGCGCGTGGCGTGTTCAGCAAGTTCGGCCTGACGCGCCACAAACTTCGCGAAATGGCGATGAAGGGTGAAATCCCCGGCATCACCAAGGCCAGCTGGTAG
- the rplE gene encoding 50S ribosomal protein L5, with protein MSRLQDIYRNKIVGDLKTQFGYKSPMEVPRITKITLNMGVSEAVADKKVIEHAVSDLTKIAGQKPVITKTRKAIAGFKIRENYPIGCMVTLRGVKMYEFLDRLVAVAFPRVRDFRGVSGRAFDGRGNYNIGVKEQIIFPEIEYDKIDALRGLNISITTTAKTDEEAKALLTAFSFPFRN; from the coding sequence ATGAGTCGTTTGCAAGACATCTACCGCAACAAGATCGTCGGCGATCTGAAGACCCAGTTCGGGTACAAGAGCCCGATGGAAGTGCCGCGGATCACGAAGATCACGCTGAATATGGGCGTGTCCGAAGCCGTGGCCGACAAAAAGGTCATCGAGCATGCCGTGTCGGATCTGACCAAGATCGCTGGCCAGAAGCCCGTGATCACCAAGACGCGCAAGGCTATCGCCGGTTTCAAGATCCGCGAGAACTATCCGATCGGCTGCATGGTCACGCTGCGCGGCGTCAAGATGTACGAATTCCTGGATCGTCTCGTGGCGGTGGCCTTCCCCCGCGTGCGTGACTTCCGCGGGGTGTCGGGTCGCGCCTTCGATGGCCGCGGCAACTACAACATCGGGGTGAAAGAGCAGATCATTTTCCCCGAAATCGAGTACGACAAGATCGACGCGCTGCGTGGGCTGAACATCAGCATCACGACCACTGCCAAGACCGACGAAGAAGCCAAGGCGCTGTTGACCGCCTTCAGCTTCCCGTTTCGTAATTAA
- the rplX gene encoding 50S ribosomal protein L24, with the protein MNNIRKGDEVIVLTGRDRKRRGTVLQVVSADYVLVEGVNVVKKHTKPNPMANNPGGIVEKTMPIHISNVALFNPATGKGDRVGVKEADGRKVRVFRSNGAEVGAKA; encoded by the coding sequence ATGAACAACATCCGCAAAGGTGACGAAGTCATCGTCCTGACCGGTCGCGACAGGAAGCGTCGCGGCACGGTGCTGCAGGTCGTGAGCGCCGACTATGTGCTCGTTGAAGGCGTGAACGTCGTCAAGAAGCACACCAAGCCGAACCCCATGGCGAACAATCCCGGCGGCATCGTCGAAAAGACGATGCCCATCCACATCTCGAACGTCGCGCTGTTCAACCCGGCAACGGGCAAGGGCGACCGCGTGGGCGTCAAGGAAGCCGACGGCCGCAAGGTTCGCGTCTTCCGTTCCAATGGTGCCGAAGTCGGCGCCAAGGCGTAA
- the rplN gene encoding 50S ribosomal protein L14, whose translation MIQMQTTLDVADNTGARRVRCIKVLGGSKRRYAGIGDIIKVSVLDAAPRGRVKKGEIYNAVVVRTASGVRRPDGSLIRFPGKNGNAAVLLNAKLEPIGTRIFGPVTRELRTEQFMKIVSLAPETL comes from the coding sequence ATGATCCAAATGCAGACCACGCTGGACGTGGCCGACAACACCGGTGCGCGCCGAGTGCGGTGCATCAAGGTGCTCGGCGGTTCCAAGCGCCGTTATGCCGGCATCGGCGACATCATCAAAGTCAGCGTCCTGGACGCCGCGCCGCGCGGACGCGTCAAGAAGGGCGAAATCTACAACGCCGTGGTGGTGCGTACCGCCAGCGGCGTACGCCGCCCGGACGGCTCGCTCATCCGTTTTCCTGGCAAAAACGGAAATGCCGCCGTTCTGCTGAATGCCAAGCTTGAACCGATCGGTACCCGCATCTTCGGACCCGTGACGCGCGAACTGCGTACCGAGCAGTTCATGAAGATCGTGTCGCTGGCGCCCGAAACGCTGTAA
- a CDS encoding aspartyl/asparaginyl beta-hydroxylase domain-containing protein, with protein sequence MQPLDSLPLKTDQTLFSRIFFGAIDALRNGIARASLVGDRPIFDNAAFPWVPALEAQADAIRAELDEVLREREKLPAFHELSPDVGTITRDSQWKTFVFMGYGMRSERNLARCPATARAIGGIPGLRTAFFSILEPGKRIPMHRGPYNGVLRLHLALVVPRERERCWIEVDGRRHVWEEGKAVVFDDLYPHQVHNDTDQLRAVLFIDFERPCRAPMRWINRLILALAPLTPEIRRSKANHDMWEKGYYGAD encoded by the coding sequence TTGCAACCCCTCGACTCCCTCCCGCTGAAAACCGACCAGACTCTGTTTTCGCGTATCTTTTTCGGCGCCATCGACGCCTTGCGCAACGGCATCGCGCGGGCCTCGCTGGTCGGGGACCGTCCCATCTTCGATAACGCGGCGTTTCCCTGGGTCCCGGCCCTGGAAGCCCAGGCGGACGCCATCCGCGCCGAGCTGGACGAGGTCCTGCGCGAGCGGGAAAAGCTGCCCGCCTTCCATGAGCTGTCCCCCGACGTGGGCACGATCACGCGTGACAGCCAGTGGAAAACCTTCGTATTCATGGGTTATGGCATGCGCTCGGAACGCAACCTGGCCCGCTGCCCCGCCACGGCACGCGCCATAGGCGGCATCCCGGGGCTGCGCACCGCCTTCTTTTCCATCCTGGAGCCCGGCAAGCGCATACCGATGCACCGCGGCCCCTATAACGGCGTGCTGCGCCTTCACCTGGCGCTGGTCGTGCCGCGGGAACGGGAGCGTTGCTGGATCGAGGTGGACGGCCGGCGCCACGTCTGGGAAGAAGGCAAGGCAGTCGTCTTCGACGACCTGTACCCGCACCAGGTCCACAACGATACCGACCAGCTGCGCGCGGTGCTCTTCATTGACTTCGAGCGCCCCTGCAGGGCGCCCATGCGCTGGATCAACCGCCTGATCCTCGCGCTGGCGCCGCTGACGCCGGAGATCCGGCGCTCCAAGGCAAACCACGATATGTGGGAAAAAGGCTACTACGGGGCCGATTGA
- a CDS encoding NAD-dependent succinate-semialdehyde dehydrogenase produces MYEQLALYIDGEFLSGDGRKTQDITNPATLEVLGQLPHATEADLDRALQAAQRAFESWRRTSPMERSRILRKVAELSRERAQEIGRNMTMDQGKPLAEAVAEIVSCSEHAEWHAEECRRIYGRVIPPRNPDVRQFVVREPIGVCAAFTPWNFPYNQAIRKVAAALGAGCTIILKGPEDSPSAVMAIARMFHDAGLPPGCLNIVWGEPPKISEYLIRSPIVRKVSFTGSVPVGKHLAALAGAHMKRCTMELGGHSPVLVFDDADIDRAAEMLARFKIRNAGQVCVSPTRFYVQKGAYDKFLAKFTDVLKNIKVGNGLEAGTEMGPLAHERRVPSMTRFVEDAREKGAKVVLGGAPLERAGHFFAPTVITDLPEDSMLMTEEPFGPLAPVVPFTDTDDVLKRANSLPFGLSSYVFTNSLKTATKVSNALEAGMVNINHFGSALAETPFGGVKDSGIGSEGGTETFDGYLVTKFITHI; encoded by the coding sequence ATGTACGAACAGTTGGCGTTGTATATCGACGGTGAATTCCTGTCCGGCGACGGCCGCAAGACGCAGGACATCACCAACCCGGCCACTCTGGAAGTGCTGGGCCAGTTGCCGCACGCGACGGAAGCGGACCTGGACCGCGCCCTGCAGGCCGCGCAACGCGCCTTCGAATCGTGGCGCCGTACCTCGCCGATGGAACGTTCCCGCATCCTCCGCAAGGTGGCGGAGCTGTCGCGTGAACGCGCCCAGGAAATCGGCCGCAACATGACCATGGACCAGGGCAAGCCCCTGGCCGAGGCCGTGGCCGAGATCGTCAGTTGCTCCGAACATGCGGAATGGCATGCCGAAGAATGCCGCCGCATCTACGGCCGCGTGATTCCGCCGCGCAACCCCGACGTCCGGCAGTTCGTCGTGCGCGAGCCCATCGGCGTATGCGCCGCCTTCACGCCCTGGAACTTCCCCTATAACCAGGCGATCCGCAAGGTGGCCGCGGCGCTGGGCGCAGGCTGCACCATCATCCTGAAGGGCCCGGAGGATTCTCCCAGCGCCGTGATGGCCATCGCCCGCATGTTCCATGACGCCGGCCTGCCGCCGGGCTGCCTGAATATCGTCTGGGGCGAGCCGCCCAAGATCTCGGAGTACCTGATCCGCTCGCCGATCGTGCGCAAAGTGTCGTTCACCGGATCCGTGCCGGTCGGCAAGCACCTGGCCGCCCTGGCGGGCGCGCACATGAAGCGCTGCACGATGGAGCTGGGCGGACACTCGCCCGTGCTGGTATTCGACGACGCGGATATCGATCGCGCTGCCGAAATGCTGGCGCGCTTCAAGATCCGCAACGCCGGCCAGGTTTGCGTCTCACCGACGCGCTTCTACGTGCAGAAGGGCGCGTATGACAAGTTCCTGGCCAAGTTCACCGACGTGCTGAAGAACATCAAGGTCGGCAACGGCCTGGAGGCCGGTACGGAGATGGGGCCGCTGGCCCACGAGCGCCGCGTGCCCAGCATGACGCGCTTCGTCGAGGACGCACGCGAGAAGGGCGCCAAGGTCGTGCTGGGCGGTGCGCCGCTGGAGCGCGCCGGCCACTTCTTCGCGCCCACGGTCATCACGGACCTGCCCGAGGACTCCATGCTGATGACGGAAGAGCCCTTCGGCCCCCTGGCGCCCGTCGTGCCCTTCACGGACACCGACGACGTGCTCAAGCGCGCGAACAGCCTGCCCTTCGGCCTCTCGTCCTATGTATTCACCAATTCGCTGAAAACGGCGACCAAGGTCTCCAATGCGCTGGAGGCCGGGATGGTGAACATCAACCATTTCGGCAGCGCCCTGGCGGAAACGCCGTTTGGGGGGGTCAAGGACAGCGGCATCGGCAGCGAAGGCGGCACCGAGACCTTCGACGGCTACCTGGTGACCAAGTTCATCACGCATATCTGA
- the rpsQ gene encoding 30S ribosomal protein S17 — MSETQNTQQAKRQRTLVGKVVSNKMDKTVVVLVERRVKHPIYGKIVMRSNKYKAHDETNQINEGDTVEIAEGRPISRSKSWSVVRLVEAARII; from the coding sequence ATGAGCGAAACGCAAAACACCCAACAAGCCAAGCGTCAGCGTACGCTGGTCGGCAAGGTCGTCAGCAACAAGATGGACAAGACCGTTGTCGTTCTCGTCGAACGACGCGTGAAGCACCCCATCTACGGCAAGATCGTCATGCGCTCGAACAAGTACAAGGCGCACGACGAGACCAACCAGATCAACGAAGGCGACACCGTGGAAATCGCGGAAGGCCGTCCGATCTCCCGCTCGAAGTCGTGGAGCGTGGTGCGTCTGGTCGAAGCCGCTCGTATCATCTGA
- the rpmC gene encoding 50S ribosomal protein L29: protein MKASELRSKDDAELRKELESLLRAQFGLRMQKATQQLANHSQLRNVRRDIARVRTLLTEKAGK from the coding sequence ATGAAAGCCAGCGAACTCCGTTCGAAAGATGACGCCGAGCTGCGCAAAGAGCTCGAAAGCCTGCTCCGGGCCCAATTCGGCTTGCGCATGCAGAAGGCCACGCAGCAACTTGCCAACCACAGCCAGCTGCGCAACGTGCGCCGCGACATCGCGCGCGTCCGTACCTTGCTGACCGAGAAGGCAGGGAAATGA
- the rplP gene encoding 50S ribosomal protein L16 → MLQPARRKYRKEQKGRNTGLATRGTNVSFGEYGLKATGRGRLTARQIEAARRAINRHIKRGGRIWIRIFPDKPISQKPAEVRMGNGKGNPEYWVAEIQPGKVLYEMEGVSEELAREAFRLAAAKLPISTTFVARHIGA, encoded by the coding sequence ATGCTGCAACCCGCACGCAGAAAGTATCGCAAAGAGCAGAAAGGCCGTAATACCGGCCTGGCCACGCGCGGCACCAACGTGTCGTTCGGCGAGTATGGGCTGAAGGCGACCGGTCGCGGCCGCCTGACCGCTCGCCAGATCGAAGCCGCCCGTCGTGCCATCAACCGCCACATCAAGCGTGGTGGTCGCATCTGGATCCGTATCTTCCCGGACAAGCCGATTTCCCAGAAACCTGCGGAAGTCCGTATGGGTAACGGCAAGGGCAACCCGGAATATTGGGTCGCCGAAATCCAGCCCGGCAAGGTGCTGTATGAAATGGAAGGGGTCAGTGAAGAGCTCGCTCGCGAAGCTTTCCGCCTGGCCGCCGCCAAGCTGCCGATCTCGACGACGTTCGTCGCGCGTCATATCGGTGCTTAA